One Devosia lacusdianchii genomic window carries:
- a CDS encoding NmrA family NAD(P)-binding protein: MTVFIILGAGGNIGSQVVKSLSEADQPVLAVVHSAEKAKALEGGAVEAVVADVNDSAALRKVFQRGKRAFLLNPPGNVSADSNAAELATSKSITDALSDSGLEKIVVASTYGARPGDGIGDLTTLYDFEQRAKASGIPTAIDRGAYYFTNLAMLAEPASKGTLPATFAATMELPMVDPADLGVVAAERLQSALDDVGIVYVEGPERYTFGDVAAAFARHQGRDVVVKTTPREQLAESFKAIGFSEVSAEAYARMTEATIDETDLPKLPRRGRITLDAYIARLTRG; the protein is encoded by the coding sequence ATGACCGTGTTCATCATTTTGGGCGCCGGCGGCAATATTGGATCGCAGGTGGTAAAGTCGTTAAGCGAAGCGGATCAGCCCGTTTTGGCCGTCGTTCACAGTGCCGAAAAGGCCAAGGCGCTGGAGGGCGGCGCTGTCGAAGCGGTCGTCGCCGACGTCAACGACAGCGCGGCCTTGCGCAAGGTGTTCCAGCGCGGCAAGCGCGCTTTTCTGCTCAACCCGCCCGGGAACGTCAGCGCCGACAGCAACGCGGCAGAGCTGGCGACATCCAAATCCATCACCGATGCGCTGAGCGATAGCGGGCTCGAAAAGATCGTGGTGGCATCGACTTATGGTGCGCGGCCGGGCGACGGCATAGGCGATCTCACAACCCTCTACGACTTCGAGCAGCGCGCCAAAGCGAGCGGCATCCCCACGGCCATCGACCGGGGCGCCTATTATTTCACCAATCTGGCAATGCTCGCGGAGCCAGCCAGCAAGGGCACCCTACCCGCCACGTTCGCCGCAACGATGGAGCTGCCCATGGTGGACCCTGCCGATCTGGGCGTCGTGGCCGCCGAGCGGCTGCAAAGCGCGCTGGACGATGTCGGTATTGTCTATGTCGAAGGCCCCGAGCGGTACACGTTCGGCGATGTGGCTGCTGCCTTTGCGCGGCATCAGGGCCGGGACGTGGTCGTGAAGACAACGCCGCGCGAACAGTTGGCGGAGAGCTTCAAGGCGATCGGATTTTCGGAGGTGTCGGCGGAGGCCTATGCCCGGATGACCGAGGCGACGATCGACGAGACAGATCTGCCGAAATTGCCCCGCCGCGGGCGCATTACGCTGGACGCCTACATTGCCCGCTTGACCAGGGGCTAA
- the rplM gene encoding 50S ribosomal protein L13, producing MSTYSAKPSEIEKKWILIDADGLVVGRVASIIASRLRGKHKPTFTPHMDMGDNIVVINADKVKLTGRKLDQHKFYWHTGFPGGIKDRSAREILEGRFPERVLENAVRRMMPGGPLTRAQLKNLRVYSGAEHPHEAQNPAKLDVAAMNSKNARVK from the coding sequence ATGAGCACTTACTCGGCAAAACCGAGCGAGATCGAAAAGAAGTGGATCCTCATCGATGCCGACGGCCTCGTTGTGGGTCGCGTTGCTTCGATCATTGCGTCGCGCCTGCGCGGCAAGCACAAGCCGACCTTCACCCCCCACATGGACATGGGCGACAACATCGTTGTCATCAATGCCGACAAGGTGAAGCTGACCGGCCGCAAGCTGGACCAGCACAAGTTCTACTGGCACACCGGTTTCCCCGGCGGCATCAAGGACCGGTCCGCTCGTGAAATTCTCGAAGGCCGTTTCCCCGAGCGCGTGCTCGAGAACGCCGTTCGCCGCATGATGCCGGGCGGCCCGCTGACCCGTGCTCAGCTCAAGAACCTCCGCGTCTACTCGGGCGCCGAGCATCCCCATGAAGCGCAGAACCCGGCCAAGCTGGACGTCGCTGCGATGAACTCCAAGAATGCGCGGGTGAAGTAA
- the rpsI gene encoding 30S ribosomal protein S9 yields the protein MAETINSLEELGTSTVAPVVNTAPVHVQKLDAQGRAYATGKRKNAVARVWIKPGKGTVTINGREFATYFARPVLQLIVKQPIVATERTDQYDVVVTVAGGGLSGQAGAVRHGISKALNYFEPALRPVLKKGGFLTRDSRVVERKKYGKAKARRSFQFSKR from the coding sequence ATGGCCGAAACCATCAACTCCCTCGAAGAGCTCGGCACCTCGACTGTTGCTCCTGTCGTCAACACCGCTCCGGTGCACGTGCAGAAGCTCGACGCCCAGGGCCGCGCCTACGCAACCGGCAAGCGTAAGAACGCCGTTGCACGCGTCTGGATCAAGCCGGGCAAGGGCACCGTGACCATCAATGGCCGCGAATTCGCCACCTACTTCGCTCGCCCGGTTCTGCAGCTCATCGTGAAGCAGCCGATCGTCGCGACCGAACGCACCGACCAGTACGACGTCGTCGTCACTGTTGCCGGCGGTGGTCTCTCCGGTCAGGCCGGTGCCGTTCGTCACGGCATCTCCAAGGCTCTGAACTATTTCGAGCCGGCGCTGCGCCCTGTGCTCAAGAAGGGCGGCTTCCTGACCCGCGACAGCCGCGTCGTCGAACGCAAGAAGTACGGCAAGGCCAAGGCCCGTCGTTCGTTCCAGTTCTCGAAGCGCTAA